One window from the genome of Pseudomonadota bacterium encodes:
- a CDS encoding LLM class F420-dependent oxidoreductase — protein MKIGTVYPQIELNGDPDAVRRYALATEALGYDHLLAYDHVLGASHDREPKLWGPYTEKDPFHDPLIMFAYLAGLVPRLEFATGVIILPQRQTALVARQVADLDLLSGQRLRFGIGVGWNYPEFQALGQDFSTRGARTDEQMALLRRYWTEPMVTFKGRFDEVDKCNLIPLPKRPIPIWVGGFEEPAFRRGGRLGDGFMFAGSEPLKHLARVKHHLAEAGRSIDGFGLEFITNASRSVDEVVEMAKVWRDAGGTHLSVCTMGMGFRCVEEHVGFIAEVRVRGG, from the coding sequence ATGAAGATCGGCACCGTCTATCCGCAGATCGAACTGAACGGCGACCCGGACGCCGTGCGTCGCTACGCCCTTGCCACCGAAGCCCTGGGCTACGACCACCTCCTGGCCTACGACCACGTGCTCGGCGCCAGCCACGACCGCGAACCGAAACTATGGGGCCCCTATACCGAGAAAGACCCCTTCCACGATCCCCTCATCATGTTCGCCTACCTCGCCGGCCTCGTGCCCCGGCTGGAATTCGCCACCGGCGTCATCATCCTCCCGCAACGCCAGACCGCCCTCGTCGCCCGCCAGGTGGCGGACCTGGACCTGCTCTCCGGCCAACGCCTGCGCTTCGGCATCGGCGTCGGCTGGAACTACCCCGAGTTCCAGGCCCTGGGCCAGGACTTCAGCACCCGCGGCGCACGCACCGACGAACAGATGGCCCTGCTGCGCCGTTACTGGACCGAACCGATGGTGACCTTCAAAGGCCGCTTCGACGAAGTGGACAAGTGCAATCTCATTCCTTTACCCAAGCGCCCGATCCCGATCTGGGTGGGCGGCTTCGAAGAGCCCGCGTTCCGGCGAGGAGGGAGACTGGGCGATGGTTTCATGTTTGCCGGCAGTGAGCCCTTGAAGCATCTTGCGCGGGTCAAGCATCACTTGGCGGAGGCGGGGAGATCGATTGACGGGTTCGGGCTCGAGTTCATTACCAATGCTTCACGCAGTGTGGACGAGGTGGTGGAGATGGCAAAGGTGTGGCGGGATGCGGGCGGCACCCATTTATCGGTGTGCACGATGGGGATGGGGTTTCGGTGTGTGGAGGAGCATGTTGGGTTTATTGCGGAGGTGAGGGTTAGGGGGGGGTAG
- a CDS encoding MAPEG family protein, protein MPATALLTPMFALAAWTAFVQVLIPIARVRAAMKGQVTVEDFAFGESGAVPPETSLPNRNYMNLLEFPVLFYVGCLVAYTATQPTPLMVQLAWAFVVARVLHSIVHLSYNKVAHRGLLFGAGNVILVTLWVVIWRHLPVA, encoded by the coding sequence ATGCCCGCCACCGCGCTCCTCACCCCGATGTTCGCCCTCGCGGCCTGGACGGCCTTCGTGCAAGTGCTCATTCCCATCGCGCGCGTGCGCGCCGCCATGAAGGGGCAGGTGACGGTGGAGGATTTTGCCTTCGGTGAGTCGGGCGCGGTGCCGCCCGAGACCAGTCTTCCGAACCGGAATTACATGAACCTGTTGGAGTTCCCGGTGCTGTTCTACGTGGGCTGTCTCGTGGCTTACACGGCCACGCAGCCCACGCCCCTCATGGTGCAGCTCGCCTGGGCGTTCGTGGTGGCGCGGGTGCTGCATAGCATTGTGCATTTGAGCTATAACAAGGTCGCGCATCGCGGCCTGCTGTTCGGCGCCGGCAACGTGATCCTCGTGACGCTGTGGGTGGTGATCTGGCGTCATTTGCCCGTCGCCTAG
- a CDS encoding DUF4399 domain-containing protein has protein sequence MLKRLSSAIVFALMATAAHAEEPAAYIVTPADGATVKSPFTVVFGLRNPWGVAPAGTKLDNTGHHHLLIDTPLPDLTQPIAKDDQHRHFGGGQTETTVTLPPGKHTLQLLLGDFAHVPHQPPVMSKPITVTVE, from the coding sequence ATGTTGAAGCGCCTGTCTTCCGCCATCGTGTTCGCGCTGATGGCCACCGCCGCCCATGCCGAGGAACCGGCTGCTTACATCGTCACTCCCGCCGACGGCGCCACGGTCAAGAGTCCGTTCACCGTGGTGTTCGGCCTGCGCAATCCGTGGGGCGTGGCGCCGGCCGGCACCAAGCTCGACAACACCGGCCATCATCATCTCTTGATCGATACGCCGCTGCCCGACCTCACCCAGCCCATCGCCAAGGACGACCAGCATCGCCATTTCGGCGGCGGCCAGACCGAAACCACCGTGACCCTGCCGCCCGGCAAACACACGCTGCAGTTGCTCTTGGGCGACTTCGCCCACGTGCCGCATCAGCCGCCGGTGATGTCGAAGCCGATCACGGTGACGGTGGAATAG
- a CDS encoding class I SAM-dependent methyltransferase: protein MDHTQVAAAYDALAERWRDGEFPQHNGIAHHRQALALLGARGGAALNVGCGCNTRFNALLREHGLSPEGIDLSARMVELARAADSSVPIHHADICTWPMPRPYAFISAWDSIWHVALNAQRALLLKLMGALAPGGVLLFTAGGLDGPAEHHDVYMGPELYYASLGIPALLEVIAQGQCICRHLEFDQLPEKHLVVIAQRGG from the coding sequence GTGGATCACACGCAGGTCGCCGCCGCCTACGACGCGCTTGCCGAAAGGTGGCGCGATGGCGAGTTCCCTCAACACAATGGCATTGCCCATCACCGCCAGGCGCTGGCCCTGCTCGGCGCGCGTGGCGGCGCGGCGCTCAATGTCGGCTGCGGGTGCAATACGCGCTTCAACGCCCTGCTGCGCGAGCATGGCTTGAGCCCGGAAGGCATAGACCTTTCGGCGCGCATGGTGGAGCTCGCGCGGGCCGCTGATAGCAGCGTGCCGATTCATCACGCGGATATCTGCACCTGGCCGATGCCGCGGCCCTATGCCTTCATCAGCGCGTGGGACAGCATTTGGCACGTCGCCCTAAACGCGCAGCGGGCACTGCTGTTGAAACTGATGGGCGCGCTCGCGCCGGGTGGCGTGCTGCTGTTCACCGCCGGCGGGCTGGACGGCCCGGCCGAACATCACGATGTGTACATGGGCCCCGAGCTTTACTACGCATCCCTCGGCATTCCGGCCCTGCTCGAGGTCATCGCGCAGGGCCAGTGCATTTGCCGGCATCTCGAATTCGACCAGCTGCCGGAGAAGCACCTCGTGGTCATCGCCCAGCGTGGCGGCTAG
- a CDS encoding DUF2034 domain-containing protein produces MVTARGRAFQKLVSEVARAFDSDAVVTEGEWVPGPDGRLDMDVAIRGYIEARPVLVVVECKDFSLSATGKVGREFVDALDAKRHDLGATVAIICSNSGFTADALRKAKRKGIGMISVLREGDDRVKAEIQEELILRCIYFGDWRFTYHSETNIAEALESHHLHSVKFGARSLDAWLQYRAFLVAKENPSVNTRLRASFRFTKPLAFCCGANPITLSGAEVGFIYRTEWRRQTIRLDATLGIYDYLRGRSTCSGENQYMINGVDWDTADPCELPSDWTPVPTALLPGEMIVEIVIVDGMDLAVSISLPDLERHVLPEDLLCNIVP; encoded by the coding sequence ATGGTCACAGCACGGGGTAGAGCATTCCAGAAGCTTGTTTCGGAAGTGGCTAGAGCGTTCGATTCGGACGCTGTAGTTACTGAAGGCGAATGGGTGCCGGGCCCCGATGGCCGCCTCGATATGGATGTTGCTATACGGGGATATATTGAGGCACGACCCGTCCTCGTCGTTGTCGAATGCAAGGACTTTAGTCTAAGCGCGACAGGCAAAGTCGGAAGAGAATTCGTCGATGCGTTAGATGCAAAGCGACACGACCTTGGCGCAACAGTTGCAATTATCTGCAGTAACTCAGGGTTTACAGCTGACGCGTTACGCAAAGCAAAACGCAAAGGTATCGGCATGATTTCTGTTTTGCGGGAAGGCGATGATCGCGTAAAAGCTGAGATTCAAGAGGAATTAATTCTCCGCTGTATCTACTTTGGGGATTGGCGCTTTACCTATCATAGCGAAACCAATATTGCCGAAGCGCTAGAGAGCCATCACCTGCATTCTGTCAAATTCGGCGCCCGATCGCTTGACGCTTGGCTGCAATATCGCGCCTTTCTCGTCGCTAAGGAGAATCCTTCCGTCAATACCCGTTTGCGAGCTTCATTTCGATTCACTAAACCTTTGGCCTTCTGTTGCGGAGCCAATCCAATCACGCTCAGCGGAGCTGAAGTGGGATTCATATACCGAACGGAGTGGCGTCGCCAGACCATACGCCTTGACGCCACCCTCGGAATATACGACTACTTGAGGGGGCGTTCGACTTGCTCTGGCGAGAATCAGTACATGATCAACGGAGTCGACTGGGACACCGCTGACCCGTGCGAACTGCCGAGCGATTGGACGCCAGTACCGACGGCCTTGCTGCCGGGAGAAATGATCGTTGAGATAGTTATCGTTGACGGAATGGATCTAGCGGTTTCAATTTCTCTCCCAGACCTTGAAAGGCACGTTCTCCCCGAGGACTTGCTGTGCAACATCGTACCCTAG